Proteins from one Pseudomonas grandcourensis genomic window:
- a CDS encoding alpha/beta hydrolase, whose amino-acid sequence MKMALRNSNTGKTRRHLVGPSILALTLFGVLGAAQAQTAATAQPAATPAATTQAAPSPFGPLKHVNAGLLNVAYAETGPANGPVVILLHGWPYDIHSYDEVAPLLAAKGYRVLMPYARGYGDTRFLSVETERNGQPAALASDVIDFMDALNIKQAVLGGYDWGARSADIVSALWPERVKALVSVSGYLIGNQAAGKNPLPPKAELQWWYQFYFATDRGRAGYERNTHDFAKLIWQLASPKWAFDDATFDRSARALDNPDHVDITVFNYRWRLGLVQGESRYEALEQKLATAPSISVPTITLEGDANGAPHPAPEDYAKRFTGKYEFRLINGGIGHNLPQEAPQAFAKAVIDADHL is encoded by the coding sequence ATGAAGATGGCACTGCGCAACAGCAACACCGGCAAGACTCGCCGCCACCTGGTCGGCCCTTCGATTCTCGCGCTCACCCTGTTTGGCGTGCTCGGCGCGGCCCAAGCGCAAACGGCCGCCACCGCGCAGCCAGCGGCGACCCCTGCCGCCACCACGCAGGCGGCGCCCTCGCCGTTCGGCCCGCTCAAGCATGTCAACGCCGGGCTGCTGAACGTGGCGTACGCCGAAACTGGCCCGGCCAACGGGCCAGTGGTGATCCTGCTGCACGGCTGGCCGTACGACATTCACAGCTATGACGAAGTCGCGCCGTTGCTCGCCGCCAAGGGCTATCGGGTGCTGATGCCTTATGCGCGCGGCTATGGCGATACGCGTTTCCTGTCCGTAGAAACCGAGCGCAATGGTCAGCCGGCTGCGCTGGCCAGTGATGTCATCGACTTCATGGATGCCCTGAATATCAAACAAGCGGTGCTCGGTGGCTATGACTGGGGTGCGCGTTCGGCCGACATCGTCTCGGCGCTGTGGCCGGAACGGGTCAAGGCGTTGGTCTCGGTCAGCGGTTATCTGATCGGCAACCAGGCGGCCGGCAAGAACCCGCTGCCCCCCAAGGCGGAATTGCAGTGGTGGTATCAGTTCTACTTCGCCACTGACCGCGGACGCGCCGGTTACGAGAGAAACACCCATGACTTCGCCAAGCTGATCTGGCAACTGGCTTCGCCGAAATGGGCGTTCGATGACGCCACCTTCGACCGCAGCGCCAGGGCACTGGATAACCCGGACCATGTCGACATCACCGTGTTCAACTACCGCTGGCGCCTGGGCCTGGTCCAGGGTGAAAGCCGATACGAAGCGCTGGAACAGAAACTGGCCACGGCGCCGTCCATCAGCGTGCCGACCATCACCCTTGAAGGCGATGCCAACGGCGCACCGCACCCTGCCCCCGAGGACTATGCCAAGCGCTTTACCGGCAAGTACGAATTCCGGCTGATCAACGGCGGCATCGGCCACAACCTGCCGCAAGAAGCTCCGCAGGCGTTCGCCAAGGCGGTGATTGATGCGGATCATCTTTGA
- a CDS encoding DUF1214 domain-containing protein, whose protein sequence is MNRLPRRHALFALTFVSTLTAAALWGTPAYAAQATVAATAASPVSGPVAGTQVTEPYVRMMAREAYFWGWPMANIFNRRQAFKDLREPGLMGGIVPVAPINRLSMLSDYIDPAERLVACPNQDVVYGAGSIALDIEPVVLQVPDFDGRFWVYQVVDLRSDSFAELGKMYNTQPGFYLLVGPDWNGKVPPGITRVYRARTNTGFVIPRVFQDDTGTDRLAVQAALAGIDMYPLSQYDGKVKKRNWKQLPTFPAQASDGSAETKWVVPEKFFDELPALLKDAKPLPGEEARYAQMAALAAIAKADPQLRAAMIDEAKKADKEVIDPLLQFRNYGLQLPNHWSTVSNGAAFGTDYFTRTAVARSNIFVNQQKETKYFYQDLDENGLRLNGQYGYSVTFAKGKLPPVKGFWSLTLYNDQHFFSPNELKRYSIGTKNKSLQTNPDGSLTIYVQSESPGKDKESNWLPSPKGAEFSLYIRAYWPQADALDGDWTPPAVVKTN, encoded by the coding sequence ATGAATCGTTTACCCCGGCGCCATGCCCTCTTCGCCTTGACTTTCGTCAGTACGCTCACAGCCGCAGCGTTGTGGGGCACTCCGGCTTACGCAGCGCAAGCCACTGTCGCCGCTACGGCCGCCAGCCCAGTCTCGGGGCCTGTTGCCGGTACCCAAGTAACTGAACCATACGTACGCATGATGGCGCGCGAGGCGTATTTCTGGGGCTGGCCGATGGCCAATATTTTCAATCGGCGACAGGCGTTCAAAGACCTCCGTGAACCTGGCTTGATGGGCGGCATCGTACCCGTGGCCCCGATCAATCGGTTGTCGATGCTCAGCGACTACATCGACCCGGCCGAACGGCTGGTGGCCTGCCCGAACCAGGACGTGGTGTACGGTGCCGGCAGCATCGCCCTGGACATTGAACCGGTGGTGCTGCAAGTGCCGGACTTCGACGGCCGTTTCTGGGTGTATCAGGTGGTGGACCTGCGTTCGGACAGCTTCGCCGAACTGGGCAAAATGTATAACACCCAACCGGGTTTCTACCTGTTGGTCGGCCCGGACTGGAACGGCAAGGTGCCGCCCGGTATTACCCGGGTGTACCGGGCGCGCACGAACACCGGGTTCGTGATCCCGCGGGTATTCCAGGACGACACCGGCACCGACCGCCTGGCCGTGCAGGCGGCACTGGCCGGCATCGACATGTACCCACTGTCGCAATACGACGGCAAGGTCAAGAAACGCAACTGGAAGCAACTGCCGACATTCCCGGCCCAGGCTTCTGATGGCAGCGCCGAAACCAAATGGGTGGTCCCAGAGAAGTTCTTCGACGAACTGCCGGCCCTACTCAAGGACGCCAAGCCATTGCCGGGCGAAGAAGCCCGCTACGCACAAATGGCTGCCCTCGCGGCGATCGCCAAGGCCGACCCGCAACTTCGCGCCGCGATGATCGACGAGGCGAAAAAGGCCGACAAAGAAGTGATCGACCCGCTGTTGCAGTTCCGCAACTACGGCCTGCAATTGCCGAATCACTGGAGCACCGTGAGCAACGGTGCAGCGTTCGGCACCGACTATTTCACCCGTACCGCCGTCGCGCGCTCGAACATATTCGTCAATCAGCAAAAAGAGACCAAATACTTCTACCAGGACCTGGATGAGAACGGCCTGCGCCTCAACGGCCAGTACGGCTACAGCGTGACGTTCGCCAAAGGCAAGCTGCCGCCGGTCAAGGGGTTCTGGTCGCTGACGCTGTACAACGACCAGCACTTCTTCTCGCCCAACGAGCTCAAGCGCTATTCAATCGGCACAAAGAACAAATCCCTGCAAACCAACCCTGACGGCTCGCTGACTATCTACGTGCAAAGCGAATCACCGGGCAAGGACAAGGAAAGCAACTGGCTGCCCTCGCCTAAAGGCGCCGAATTCTCGCTGTACATCCGCGCCTACTGGCCGCAAGCCGATGCCCTCGACGGCGACTGGACTCCACCGGCGGTGGTGAAAACCAATTGA
- a CDS encoding DUF1329 domain-containing protein translates to MSRYRAGGYHYYPTKMVVQANGEFTPVRRDVSVMMASAMGNPEPNRLYYYLGKVTSPESVAGSQNLVHEPIDQTTETHLAWTYNPGQRRVLRAPEISYDSPATPPRPC, encoded by the coding sequence GTGAGTCGCTACCGTGCCGGTGGTTATCACTACTACCCCACGAAAATGGTGGTGCAGGCCAACGGCGAGTTCACCCCGGTGCGCCGTGACGTTTCGGTGATGATGGCGTCGGCAATGGGCAACCCGGAACCGAACCGCCTGTATTACTACCTGGGCAAGGTCACCTCGCCGGAAAGCGTGGCGGGCAGCCAGAACCTGGTGCATGAGCCGATCGACCAGACCACCGAGACGCACCTGGCCTGGACCTACAACCCGGGTCAGCGCCGGGTGCTGCGCGCACCGGAAATCTCCTATGACTCGCCAGCGACACCACCGCGGCCGTGTTGA
- a CDS encoding DUF3313 domain-containing protein, translating into MKTRLSTLTLGVALIALAGCSSTSQPGRSTDLGKDLTGSGFMEDAYPKLKDGSDGEALRLYRNPKYADQALFARYNKVILDPIKLYGGPKSKLKDAPASDTAAISQNFQKLVSDQLGKDYKIVEQPGPDTLRISVAIVDAEASDSSMKAASYIPIPLGLPGAKAAAMQTMVHTTGKPPFSGQVTIEGKLTDAQTGELIAAEIDRRVGARKPIIGLFESSTYDSWSDVNEAGRYWAERVRFRLCERRGASNCVEATE; encoded by the coding sequence ATGAAAACACGCTTGAGTACCTTGACCCTCGGTGTCGCACTGATCGCATTGGCCGGTTGTTCCTCGACCTCGCAACCCGGCAGAAGCACTGACCTTGGAAAAGACCTGACCGGCTCCGGCTTCATGGAAGACGCCTACCCGAAACTCAAGGATGGCAGCGACGGCGAAGCACTGCGCCTGTACCGCAACCCGAAATACGCAGACCAGGCACTCTTTGCCCGATACAACAAAGTGATACTGGACCCGATCAAGCTGTATGGCGGGCCCAAGTCCAAACTCAAGGACGCACCGGCGAGCGACACCGCCGCGATTTCGCAGAACTTCCAAAAACTGGTGAGCGACCAACTGGGCAAGGACTACAAGATTGTCGAACAACCGGGGCCGGATACCTTGCGAATTTCGGTAGCGATCGTCGACGCCGAAGCGTCCGACTCCTCGATGAAAGCGGCGTCCTACATTCCCATTCCCCTTGGCCTGCCAGGCGCCAAGGCCGCGGCGATGCAAACGATGGTCCATACCACCGGCAAACCGCCGTTTTCCGGGCAAGTGACCATCGAGGGCAAACTCACCGATGCACAAACCGGCGAACTCATCGCCGCCGAGATCGACCGGCGCGTGGGTGCCCGCAAGCCGATCATCGGCCTGTTTGAAAGCAGCACCTACGACTCGTGGAGCGATGTCAACGAAGCTGGCCGCTACTGGGCCGAGCGCGTGCGCTTCCGGCTTTGTGAGCGACGTGGTGCGAGTAATTGTGTAGAGGCGACCGAATAG
- a CDS encoding OmpA family protein, with amino-acid sequence MTGLFGLHVRAGGDPRDFDEFVALRNELAHLSHPACPDVDWGRIEQLCLALFQKNGADLQSAAAFALANGQRHGLDGIVQGVSLIEALLGDWAGVWPPLESARLDILAWLFGQLQALLRSVDISSRSLPALVQLGTELDRLNARLECRGLIAPQTLQALGQQVGNLLLRTQARRLSSAPGLPSIREYVPEYLMPVMIIPSPPLPDLSGSKQRKKTRRISLWVSAVATTLALFYGLWWQGWVTISVTESGARHLAFFQHKQDIGEPVHLRSLSLFEAGSATLKPGSTKVLINALVDIKAQPDLLIVITGHSDATGDPEENIRLSQARAASVHDWMQRMGDIPASCFAVRGAAASQPIASNDTEAGREANRRVDIRLVPEKGACLSST; translated from the coding sequence ATGACCGGATTGTTTGGGCTTCATGTGCGGGCAGGTGGTGATCCACGGGACTTTGACGAGTTTGTCGCACTTCGCAATGAACTCGCCCATCTGAGCCATCCGGCGTGTCCGGACGTGGATTGGGGCCGGATAGAGCAGTTGTGCCTGGCGTTGTTCCAGAAAAATGGCGCGGATCTGCAAAGCGCTGCGGCTTTCGCGCTGGCAAACGGTCAACGCCATGGGCTGGATGGCATAGTGCAAGGGGTGTCACTGATCGAGGCATTGCTCGGCGATTGGGCGGGTGTGTGGCCACCCCTGGAGTCTGCGCGCCTGGACATTCTGGCCTGGCTATTTGGTCAACTGCAGGCCTTGCTGCGGAGTGTGGACATCAGTTCACGGAGTTTGCCGGCGCTTGTCCAGCTGGGCACCGAGCTTGACCGATTGAACGCGCGCCTGGAATGCAGGGGGCTGATTGCTCCGCAAACGCTACAGGCATTGGGTCAACAAGTCGGCAATCTTCTGCTGCGGACGCAGGCAAGGCGTTTGTCGAGCGCACCGGGGCTGCCTTCGATCAGGGAGTACGTGCCTGAATATCTCATGCCGGTGATGATCATCCCCAGTCCGCCGCTGCCCGATTTGTCGGGTTCAAAGCAGAGGAAAAAAACGCGGCGTATCAGTCTGTGGGTGTCTGCTGTGGCCACCACCTTGGCTCTGTTTTATGGGTTGTGGTGGCAGGGCTGGGTGACAATTTCGGTTACCGAGAGCGGGGCCCGTCATCTGGCCTTTTTCCAGCACAAGCAGGACATCGGCGAACCCGTGCATCTGCGCAGTCTGTCACTGTTCGAGGCAGGCAGTGCCACGCTCAAGCCCGGCTCGACCAAGGTACTGATCAATGCTTTGGTCGACATCAAGGCTCAGCCAGACCTGTTGATTGTCATCACCGGGCACAGTGACGCCACGGGCGATCCTGAAGAGAACATCAGACTGTCCCAGGCCCGTGCCGCCAGCGTGCACGACTGGATGCAACGCATGGGTGACATCCCGGCCAGTTGCTTTGCCGTTCGGGGGGCTGCCGCCAGTCAACCGATAGCCAGCAATGACACCGAGGCGGGGCGAGAAGCCAACCGTCGTGTCGATATTCGTCTGGTACCGGAAAAGGGCGCCTGTCTGTCGTCGACCTGA
- the tssE gene encoding type VI secretion system baseplate subunit TssE — translation MTDLNPSLYEMLLQNFDGELELYRVGEEDQQILSVLDNLQRILNSRAGTLSHLPDYGLPDMGVILQGLPATAHDLMKTMSKTLLKYEPRLAAVSIELLAQVLPGHLEYALDMQLKGGKRVTFGTTLAPEGRVLMRHLKRQSYLSTP, via the coding sequence ATGACCGATCTCAACCCTTCGCTGTACGAAATGCTCCTGCAGAATTTTGATGGCGAACTGGAGCTGTATCGAGTCGGCGAAGAAGACCAGCAAATCCTTTCGGTGCTGGACAATCTGCAACGCATCCTCAATAGCCGCGCCGGCACGCTCAGCCACCTGCCGGACTACGGCTTGCCGGACATGGGCGTGATCCTGCAGGGATTGCCCGCCACGGCCCATGACCTGATGAAAACGATGAGCAAGACCCTGCTCAAGTACGAACCGCGTTTGGCCGCAGTCAGCATCGAGTTGTTGGCACAGGTGCTGCCGGGCCATCTGGAGTATGCCCTCGACATGCAACTCAAGGGCGGCAAACGGGTGACCTTCGGTACCACTCTGGCACCTGAAGGCAGAGTACTCATGCGTCACCTCAAACGGCAGAGCTACCTGTCGACGCCGTGA
- the tssJ gene encoding type VI secretion system lipoprotein TssJ — translation MLRTLGNSLAWVTQGTLLGGCGLTQAVSDSTASTARAVFYKQVTTLHLDFSGRAANNTDETDMSALSVPTLVRVYQLRDSKAVDQASYDSLLNHGDSKLSADLLDAHAVVIKPGEGALLSVPMNRDAKFVTVVGLFRQPDTRMNTWRLTLARNDLEPDQPRVIELGDNRLALRPLAKE, via the coding sequence ATGTTGCGTACGCTGGGTAATTCATTGGCATGGGTGACGCAGGGCACCTTGCTCGGCGGTTGCGGGTTGACCCAGGCCGTCTCGGACAGCACCGCCTCGACGGCACGGGCTGTGTTCTACAAGCAAGTCACGACGCTGCATCTGGATTTTTCCGGTCGAGCGGCGAACAACACCGATGAAACGGACATGAGTGCGTTGTCGGTTCCGACCCTGGTGCGGGTGTACCAATTGCGCGACAGCAAAGCCGTGGACCAGGCCAGCTATGACAGCCTGCTCAACCATGGCGACAGCAAACTCAGTGCCGATCTACTGGACGCGCATGCCGTGGTGATCAAGCCCGGCGAGGGTGCGTTACTGAGCGTGCCCATGAACAGGGACGCAAAGTTCGTCACGGTGGTCGGTCTGTTCCGTCAACCGGACACCCGAATGAACACCTGGCGCCTGACCCTGGCCCGCAATGACCTTGAACCCGACCAGCCTCGGGTGATCGAGTTGGGTGATAACCGATTGGCATTACGGCCATTGGCGAAGGAGTAG
- the tssG gene encoding type VI secretion system baseplate subunit TssG — translation MEREPQSAYSRLKAGGLLQTLQGRVAEASLYRFCQLLEQSLPGHPPLGSTARVADDPVRFRPDPGMGFPAGELKSIEIDEEHPQRPASVRTRLLGLYGVDSPMPTAFVDDIAQRREGHEALEAFLDIFNHRIFTQFYRIWRKYSYPASFESGATDKTSQCLLGLIGLGIPGTAGRIATPISRFLALLSVMRLPTRNAEGISALVRLLAPNTRARVTPHWPRKVPLLQPAGLSTSHPVSLSQGTPLGHTGHDANSQLLLGLFTEDTREASGWLPGGQLHSDLLVLLRVYLGWRCTAQLQLQLPMRSLPAPVLGHAQVLLGMTGVLAQGSDTCQTAQPDTITINLGRYQGLLQNPRNREVQHVAYAG, via the coding sequence ATGGAACGAGAACCACAGTCAGCGTATTCCCGGTTGAAAGCCGGCGGTTTGCTGCAAACGCTGCAGGGGCGGGTGGCCGAGGCCAGTCTTTATCGTTTCTGTCAGTTGCTGGAACAGTCGTTGCCCGGGCATCCGCCGTTGGGGAGTACCGCGCGTGTGGCGGATGATCCGGTACGGTTTCGGCCGGATCCCGGCATGGGGTTTCCGGCTGGCGAATTGAAGTCCATCGAGATCGATGAGGAACATCCGCAACGCCCGGCCTCGGTGCGTACCCGCTTGCTGGGTCTGTACGGTGTCGATTCACCAATGCCCACGGCGTTCGTCGACGACATTGCCCAGCGCCGGGAAGGGCACGAGGCACTGGAAGCGTTCCTCGACATCTTCAACCATCGGATCTTCACCCAGTTCTACCGGATCTGGCGCAAGTACTCGTACCCGGCCTCATTCGAATCCGGCGCGACCGACAAGACCTCGCAGTGTTTGCTCGGCCTGATCGGCCTCGGCATACCCGGCACCGCCGGGCGGATTGCCACGCCGATTTCGCGTTTTCTCGCGTTGCTCAGTGTCATGCGTCTGCCAACCCGAAACGCCGAAGGCATCAGCGCATTGGTCAGGCTGCTGGCACCGAACACACGAGCGCGGGTGACTCCACACTGGCCTCGCAAAGTCCCTTTGCTGCAACCGGCCGGTCTGTCCACAAGCCACCCCGTCAGCCTGTCCCAAGGCACGCCACTGGGCCATACCGGACACGACGCCAACAGCCAGTTGCTCCTTGGGCTTTTCACCGAGGACACCCGGGAGGCCAGCGGCTGGTTGCCGGGGGGACAGTTGCACAGTGACCTGCTGGTGTTGCTGCGCGTGTACCTGGGCTGGCGCTGCACTGCGCAGCTGCAGTTGCAGCTACCGATGCGCAGCCTGCCAGCACCGGTATTGGGCCATGCGCAGGTATTGCTTGGCATGACCGGCGTATTGGCGCAGGGCAGTGATACCTGTCAAACCGCGCAGCCCGACACCATCACCATCAACCTTGGTCGCTACCAAGGCCTTTTGCAGAATCCACGGAACAGGGAGGTACAGCATGTTGCGTACGCTGGGTAA
- the tssF gene encoding type VI secretion system baseplate subunit TssF, producing MNTENLTLRYFDAEMRYLREAGKEFAEAFPDRAAQLNLDKPGAQDPYVERLFEGFAFLMGRLREKLDDDLPELTEGLVSLLWPHYLRTIASLSIVELAPDFAQMKLSERIGKGFEVLSQPIGPQRTRCSYTTTQDLTLHPLAMASVRYAQEPDGRSVLRLRFACGTMTDWSQVDLSHLPLYLNADAALASALHQALTLKAQALYVRCAGESDRQALEGHFAPKGFADEDRLWPKGDSAFSGYQLLLEYFTFREKFMFVTLCGLQHLKLQPGTPWFELDVVLGEAWPLGFDLSVEHIRLHAVPVINLFALEADPLELAPLQTDYLLRPMRLQDGHTEIYSVDQVTSSKNAERHDYVPFSSFRHKGGMLRDEAPERYFHTRLRQGANGLHDTWLILGGEGFDQDRLFQREGLSLRLTGTNGQLPRKALQSTLLDTVAQNAQSRLRVRNLCAPTLPCYPPNRDRFHWRVLSHLGSNFLPMLDSAEVLRGTLALYDWTGSELNRRRLEAIVEVRHHLIQRFEKGFLLRGVDIEVTLDANGFCGEGDISLFGEMLNRFFGLYADIHLFNQLTLILQPTGKCLRWNENHSQRIPG from the coding sequence GTGAACACGGAAAATCTGACGCTACGGTATTTCGACGCGGAGATGCGTTACCTGCGCGAGGCCGGCAAGGAATTCGCAGAGGCGTTCCCCGATCGGGCCGCGCAACTGAACCTGGATAAACCAGGGGCGCAGGACCCTTATGTGGAGCGTCTGTTCGAAGGTTTTGCCTTCCTCATGGGGCGACTGCGTGAAAAGCTCGACGATGATTTGCCGGAGTTGACCGAAGGCCTGGTCAGCCTGCTGTGGCCCCATTACCTGCGCACCATCGCTTCGTTGTCGATTGTCGAACTGGCGCCGGACTTCGCGCAGATGAAGCTCAGCGAACGAATCGGCAAGGGCTTTGAAGTGCTGTCGCAGCCCATCGGACCGCAACGCACCCGGTGCAGTTACACCACCACTCAGGACCTGACATTGCACCCGCTGGCCATGGCGTCTGTACGATATGCCCAGGAGCCGGACGGGCGCTCGGTGCTGCGCCTGCGCTTTGCCTGCGGAACAATGACCGACTGGAGCCAGGTCGATCTGAGCCACCTGCCGCTGTACCTCAATGCCGATGCAGCGTTGGCCAGCGCGTTGCATCAGGCGCTGACCCTCAAGGCTCAGGCGCTGTACGTGCGATGTGCGGGGGAGTCGGATCGCCAGGCGCTGGAGGGCCATTTTGCGCCCAAGGGATTTGCCGACGAAGATCGTCTGTGGCCCAAGGGCGACAGCGCGTTCAGCGGCTATCAGTTGTTGCTGGAGTACTTCACGTTCCGCGAAAAATTCATGTTCGTGACCCTTTGCGGACTGCAGCACCTGAAGCTGCAGCCGGGTACACCCTGGTTCGAGCTGGACGTGGTCCTTGGCGAGGCATGGCCCCTTGGCTTCGATCTGAGTGTCGAGCACATTCGCCTGCATGCCGTGCCGGTGATCAATCTGTTTGCGCTGGAAGCCGACCCACTGGAACTCGCCCCCTTGCAAACGGACTACCTGCTGCGCCCCATGCGCCTGCAGGACGGTCACACCGAGATTTATTCGGTGGATCAGGTCACGTCTTCGAAGAACGCCGAGCGGCATGACTATGTGCCATTCAGCAGTTTTCGCCACAAGGGCGGCATGCTGCGCGACGAGGCACCAGAGCGTTATTTCCATACGCGTTTGCGCCAGGGCGCCAATGGTTTGCATGACACCTGGCTGATTCTGGGCGGCGAGGGCTTCGATCAGGACCGGCTGTTTCAGCGTGAAGGCCTGTCGTTGCGACTGACGGGTACCAACGGGCAACTGCCGCGCAAGGCCCTGCAAAGCACGCTGCTCGATACCGTCGCACAGAATGCTCAGTCCCGCTTGCGGGTACGCAACCTGTGTGCACCCACCTTGCCGTGCTATCCGCCGAACCGTGACCGCTTCCATTGGCGGGTGCTCAGCCACCTGGGTTCGAACTTCCTGCCGATGCTCGACAGTGCCGAGGTGTTGCGGGGCACTCTGGCGCTGTATGACTGGACGGGCAGTGAACTGAACCGGCGGCGCCTGGAAGCGATCGTCGAGGTCAGGCATCACCTGATCCAGCGTTTCGAGAAGGGTTTTCTGCTGCGAGGGGTGGATATCGAAGTCACCCTGGACGCCAACGGCTTCTGCGGTGAAGGCGATATCAGCCTGTTCGGCGAGATGCTCAATCGCTTCTTCGGCCTGTATGCCGACATTCATCTGTTCAACCAGCTCACGCTGATCCTTCAACCGACCGGGAAGTGCCTGCGATGGAACGAGAACCACAGTCAGCGTATTCCCGGTTGA
- the tssA gene encoding type VI secretion system protein TssA, which produces MKIDRPLWAAGALLSPQQFQQQARWEAWTNECLAHLSLVHPWGVQTVEVDLQALRLGKLKLTRLHLRMADGTLVDTDHVDRLPPALELARQLPDDSQNVTLLLALPLEQGNGNNCLFDGGRADRPMRYRQDWRQVQDVFGDEVQSIGVLEHALSLRLENDDNADYLTCPIARLTRDGQGAWMLDPGYVPPLLSFAAHPGLLTQLDNLLTQLWARLHKDGEVGLADGLGLLAALVGHYAQQVLPVRPNSRKMALEWLAGSKVLDSLSLYPEVVRSEAERTVSALAWLEQGLGAWPQDQRPALGALYAALSARLAQSGGVDALVPQNSASHEVNTPSDVPGVTAIKSGRDLLDSGRALAGYLREQPQGWLAAHRLMTSMRWDTLHQPPPQDINGNTRLAPPRGDYKVQLKRLHLQQNWQELLDQVEGMFAEGVNHFWLDLQWYVYQALRKQPAPLDSWADVAKRDLGMFLERLPGLEALCWSDGTPFADETTREWIAQHVSGNQSQQWLPVPATTAIDADTEILSLEAQALAQADSDGVEAALAWLAARPDVHTGRQRWLLRLLMTRVAEQYGKSNLAIHLLGELDAIAQRQALAEWEPDLNFEVKARLLKLLRLKAQRNDADKPALARRMDALLAALVAIDPVRAAVLCG; this is translated from the coding sequence ATGAAGATCGACCGCCCCCTGTGGGCCGCGGGGGCGTTGCTGTCTCCGCAGCAATTCCAGCAGCAGGCGCGCTGGGAAGCCTGGACCAATGAGTGCCTTGCGCACCTGTCGTTGGTACATCCCTGGGGTGTACAAACAGTGGAAGTAGATCTGCAGGCGCTGCGCCTGGGCAAGCTCAAACTGACCAGGCTGCACTTGCGCATGGCCGACGGTACCCTGGTCGATACCGATCATGTCGATCGCCTGCCTCCAGCGCTGGAGTTGGCCCGGCAGCTGCCTGATGACAGTCAGAACGTCACGCTGTTGCTGGCCTTGCCGCTGGAACAGGGCAATGGCAATAACTGCCTGTTCGACGGGGGCAGGGCCGATCGACCGATGCGTTATCGTCAGGACTGGCGCCAGGTTCAAGACGTGTTCGGCGATGAGGTGCAATCGATCGGGGTGCTGGAGCATGCCTTGAGCTTGCGCCTGGAAAACGATGACAACGCCGATTACCTGACTTGCCCGATTGCCCGTCTGACACGTGACGGGCAGGGGGCCTGGATGCTCGACCCGGGCTATGTACCGCCGCTTCTCAGCTTTGCTGCTCACCCGGGTTTGCTGACCCAACTGGACAACCTGTTGACCCAGTTGTGGGCCCGCTTGCACAAAGACGGCGAGGTCGGGCTCGCCGATGGCCTTGGCCTGCTGGCCGCGCTGGTCGGGCATTACGCGCAGCAGGTGCTGCCTGTGCGGCCCAACAGCCGCAAGATGGCCCTGGAGTGGCTGGCCGGCAGCAAGGTGCTGGACAGCCTGTCGCTGTATCCGGAGGTTGTGCGCAGCGAAGCTGAGCGCACGGTCTCGGCGCTGGCCTGGCTGGAGCAGGGTCTTGGCGCCTGGCCGCAGGACCAGCGCCCGGCCCTGGGCGCGCTGTATGCCGCGCTGTCTGCACGGTTGGCGCAGTCCGGTGGGGTGGATGCCCTGGTGCCGCAGAACAGTGCCAGCCATGAAGTAAACACCCCATCGGATGTGCCGGGTGTCACAGCCATCAAGTCCGGGCGCGATCTGTTGGACAGTGGCCGGGCCCTGGCGGGCTATCTGCGTGAACAACCCCAGGGCTGGCTGGCGGCCCATCGGCTGATGACAAGCATGCGCTGGGACACGCTGCATCAGCCGCCGCCTCAGGACATCAATGGCAATACCCGTCTGGCCCCCCCACGTGGCGACTACAAGGTACAACTCAAGCGACTGCACCTGCAGCAGAACTGGCAGGAACTGCTGGATCAGGTTGAAGGAATGTTCGCCGAGGGCGTGAATCATTTCTGGCTGGATCTGCAGTGGTATGTGTACCAGGCGTTGAGAAAGCAACCCGCGCCGCTGGACAGCTGGGCCGATGTGGCCAAGCGCGACCTGGGGATGTTCCTTGAGCGTCTCCCGGGCCTGGAGGCCCTGTGCTGGAGCGACGGCACACCGTTCGCCGACGAGACCACTCGCGAGTGGATCGCTCAGCATGTCAGCGGTAATCAGTCCCAACAGTGGTTGCCTGTTCCGGCAACGACAGCCATCGATGCGGATACCGAAATCCTGTCCCTGGAAGCCCAGGCTCTGGCGCAAGCCGACAGCGATGGGGTGGAGGCGGCGCTGGCCTGGCTGGCCGCACGGCCCGATGTGCACACAGGCCGACAGCGCTGGCTGCTGCGCCTGTTGATGACGCGGGTGGCCGAGCAGTACGGCAAGAGCAACCTGGCCATTCACCTGCTGGGTGAACTGGATGCCATCGCCCAGCGCCAGGCCCTGGCGGAGTGGGAGCCGGACCTGAACTTTGAGGTCAAGGCCCGCCTGCTCAAATTGCTGCGCCTCAAAGCACAACGCAATGACGCGGATAAACCCGCTCTGGCCCGGCGCATGGACGCGTTGCTGGCGGCGCTGGTAGCCATCGATCCGGTACGCGCCGCAGTGCTCTGCGGCTGA